The genomic DNA GCTGACCACAGCGCAATGACATTCATGGGAACCCATGGCATTTTTTTACGCTTCATTGGCTTACCAACCGCGTGTTCAATAGCGGTTTTCATAGACGCGCCCGTTAAAACCCAGCCGGGAAAGTTAAGGTCTAAATGCCCGACAACCGCGTTTGGCGTATTCAGAATATCAACAATCGCACGGGCGGCGTCTGGCAAATAGGCCCACGCATGATCACGGTCCATTGGGCCAGGGTAAGTGAAATCACCCGTCGCGACGGCCTTTGTAATGTGATTTTCGAACCAATTCCCACTTGGCCTGTGATCTGGACCGTCTATAAAGTCACCCATCCTGAATGCAAGAATTGGTAAGCCGTGATCGATGGCCGCCTTTTTGTACGCAGCTTCCATCGTCATGCGAATGCGCGCCAACGCATTTGATCCGACGTGTGGTGCGTCTTCTCTCCAAACACCGCCCTTTTTGCCGAAAATGTAGACGTTCTGTGGAACAACAACTGTGGCTCCGACATTTATGGCAACATCAATGACGGCTTGGTTCATCTCGAGCAGTAGCGTTTTCCACAATTGGTATGGTGGGTTTGCAGCCTGCACAATTACGTCTGCGCCGTTGGCGGCATTGCCCAACGCTGTTGGGTCCATGATATCGCCGACATAGGGTTCAACACCGTCAATACAGTTGGCTTTTTCAGTCGTGCGTGCAAAGCCCCGAACGTGCCATCCCGCGTCCCGCATCGCTGATGCACATTGACGTCCGAAACGCCCTGCCACGCCCACAATCAAAACAGTCTTTTTCATAATATCCTCAATTTCTTCGCATCGTTCATTAAGGGATAACTG from Octadecabacter antarcticus 307 includes the following:
- a CDS encoding NmrA family NAD(P)-binding protein: MKKTVLIVGVAGRFGRQCASAMRDAGWHVRGFARTTEKANCIDGVEPYVGDIMDPTALGNAANGADVIVQAANPPYQLWKTLLLEMNQAVIDVAINVGATVVVPQNVYIFGKKGGVWREDAPHVGSNALARIRMTMEAAYKKAAIDHGLPILAFRMGDFIDGPDHRPSGNWFENHITKAVATGDFTYPGPMDRDHAWAYLPDAARAIVDILNTPNAVVGHLDLNFPGWVLTGASMKTAIEHAVGKPMKRKKMPWVPMNVIALWSAPLRNVVSLRYLWNVPHRLGTDRFDHLLPHFEATDPTEAFTNRWETS